AGGCCCTGTAAGAACTGCTGCACTAATGGCGATTCATGTTCAAGCATCTGCTCAGGGGTTCCTGTACCAATCACACCTTGCTCAGCAATAATAACGACGTGGTCGGCAATACTCAGCACTTCCGTAACATCATGAGTTACTATCAGTGACGATAACCCCAATACTTCATTAAGGGACTTAATCAACCGAACTAGAACGCCCATGGAGATCGGGTCCTGACCTGCAAACGGTTCATCGTACATAATTAATTCAGGATCAAGTGCGATAGAACGCGCTAAAGCCGCGCGTCTTGCCATACCACCAGAAAGCTCTGCCGGCATTAAATCTTTTGCACCACGAAGACCAACCGCTTGGAGCTTCATCAGCACCACTAAACGGATTAACTCTTCAGATAATTCGGTATGCTCGCGTAGAGGAAATGCCACATTGTCGAACACGCTCATATCAGTAAACAAAGCACCGCTTTGAAATAACATGCTCATGCGCGTTCGAGCTTGATACAAAGCTGCTCGTGACATATTAGGGATACTGTTTCCAGCAAAAAGAATATCACCGCTATCAGGCTTAAGCTGACCACCGATTAATCGCAACATGGTGGTTTTACCAATGCCACTCGGCCCCATTATTGCGGTAATTTTGCCCTTTGGTACGGAAAAGCTCATGTTTTTGTAGATGATCCTTTCACCCCGAGAGAAGGTTACATCCTTGATTTCTACAATTGACTGCGACAAGTCGCTCTCCAGATCCAGACTATATTCATCCAAGTATGATACTTTTTTTTCAAACAAGATGGAAAATCGTTTTGGTAAAATTTTGTAAGTAGTGAAATGTAACGGTTTGCTTATACTTTCCAGAGCGCTTTTGGTAGTATCTATCGAAATTTTAATCCTATTGGCTAGAGGTTCATGGTTTTATCGTTTGTTATTCTCATTCTTGGCTTTATTGCACTGGTTTGGAGTGCTGATCGCTTTGTTTTTGGTGCGGCCGCTCTTGCACGAAACTTTGGTGTGCCAACATTAATTGTTGGTTTAACTATCGTGGCCATGGGTTCTTCAGCACCAGAAATGATGGTTGCTGCGCAAGCCGCTCTTGCAGATAAAACAGACACCGCCGTGGGCAATGCCATAGGTTCTAACATCGCCAATATCTTACTCGTTTTGGGTCTCACCGCGTTATTAAGGCCACTCTCCGTTGGCTCTGGTATTTTGCGCCGCGAAATGCCGCTGTTAGTCATCGTTTCATTGGCAGCTTGGTACATCGTTAGTGATAACCACTTTAGTTTCGTAGAAGGTGTTTTATTATTAGTCGGTTTCGCCGCTTTTCTTCTTGCACTTATCATTATCACCAAGCGTGGTGGTGGAGATAATGATGACCCATTTGTAAGTGAAGCCTGTGAAGAAGTACCAAATAATATTCCAACTCAAAAAGCCGTTTTCTGGTTAATCGTGGGTATGATTTTACTGCCCATTAGCGCGGACTATCTCGTTGGCGCTGCGGTTGATATCGCCAAATATTTTGGCATGAGTGACCTGCTAATAGGATTAACCATTATCGCCGTTGGTACTAGTTTACCCGAGCTTGCAGCTTGTGTTGCTGGCGTACTAAAGAAGGAGGACGATCTAGCGCTTGGCAATATTATTGGTTCGAACATCTTTAATATATTGGCAGTGCTATCAATTGCTGGGATCATTAACCCATCCGTCCTCGACGCCAATATTGCGTCACGTGATATATTTATTATGCTTGGCGCGACACTGCTGCTTATCCTAATGAGCCTCAGCTTAACAGGTCAGCGCCGCATCAACCGCTTGGAAGGTGGCATACTTGTCGCAAGCTTCGTCGGTTATATTTACTACATCATTTAAGGAAGCCTTGTGACAACGAACCCATTTATTGATTCTGCAAATCAAGTTTTTGCTACCGAACTTGCAGCAATAGAAGAAGTGCAACAGTTTGTTGATCAGCAATTTGTAAAAGCCTGTGAAATTATGTTTGGCTGTCAAGGTCGCATCATCGTGATTGGCATGGGTAAGTCCGGCCACATCGGTAACAAAATCGCAGCGACACTCGCAAGTACTGGCAGCCCAGCATTTTTTGTTCATCCAGGAGAAGCAAGTCACGGCGACTTGGGTATGATCACCAAAGATGATGTGGTTTTGATGATCTCCAACTCAGGGGAAACCCAAGAGGTGATCTCTATCCTGCCTGTGATTAAGCGTTTAGGTGCCCCGGTAATCTCTATGACGGGCAACCCGAGCTCTACAATGGCTCGTAATGCAACGGTCCATCTTTGTGTCAAAGTATCAAAAGAAGCGTGCCCACTAGGACTTGCACCCACGGCCAGCACCACAGCAACGCTAGTGATGGGTGATGCGCTCGCGGTTGCGCTACTTGAAGCCAGAGGCTTTACGGCTGATGATTTTGCACTTTCCCACCCCGGTGGTAGTTTGGGAAGGCGTCTACTACTAACCGTTGCTGATGTCATGCATCAAGGGGATGCAATCCCTATGGTCAATAGTCATTGCACAGTTAAAGAAGCTTTATTTGAAATGTCAACTAAAAGTTTAGGTATGACGGCAATCGTAGATGAAAGCTCGCAATTACAAGGTATTTTTACCGATGGCGACTTGCGCCGTATTATTGAACAAAAGGTCGATATTCACACCACCCCAATCACGCAAGTTATGACGGCTAAAAGTACGACAGCACGCGCCGATATGCTCGCAGCAGAGGTACTCAATATCATGGAAACCAAACGAATTAATGGCTTGATTGTGGTAAACGAAAACAACATACCGGTTGGCGCCTTGAATACGCAAGATTTACTTAGAGCGGGGGTGCTGTAATGCAATTTGAAGATTTATATCAGACGATTTCAACTGAAGCTTGGGAAAAAGCGAAACAAATCAAATTATTGATTTGCGATATTGATGGCGTATTCTCAGATGGCCGTATATACCTTGGTAATAATGGTGAAGAACTGAAAGCATTTAATACCAAAGATGGGTTTGGTATTAAGGCCTTGATTGATAGTGGTATCGAAGTCGCCGTTATCACAGGTAGGCATTC
This portion of the Pseudoalteromonas sp. GCY genome encodes:
- a CDS encoding ATP-binding cassette domain-containing protein, giving the protein MSQSIVEIKDVTFSRGERIIYKNMSFSVPKGKITAIMGPSGIGKTTMLRLIGGQLKPDSGDILFAGNSIPNMSRAALYQARTRMSMLFQSGALFTDMSVFDNVAFPLREHTELSEELIRLVVLMKLQAVGLRGAKDLMPAELSGGMARRAALARSIALDPELIMYDEPFAGQDPISMGVLVRLIKSLNEVLGLSSLIVTHDVTEVLSIADHVVIIAEQGVIGTGTPEQMLEHESPLVQQFLQGLADGPVPFHFKAPDYQQALLQGE
- a CDS encoding calcium/sodium antiporter, giving the protein MVLSFVILILGFIALVWSADRFVFGAAALARNFGVPTLIVGLTIVAMGSSAPEMMVAAQAALADKTDTAVGNAIGSNIANILLVLGLTALLRPLSVGSGILRREMPLLVIVSLAAWYIVSDNHFSFVEGVLLLVGFAAFLLALIIITKRGGGDNDDPFVSEACEEVPNNIPTQKAVFWLIVGMILLPISADYLVGAAVDIAKYFGMSDLLIGLTIIAVGTSLPELAACVAGVLKKEDDLALGNIIGSNIFNILAVLSIAGIINPSVLDANIASRDIFIMLGATLLLILMSLSLTGQRRINRLEGGILVASFVGYIYYII
- a CDS encoding KpsF/GutQ family sugar-phosphate isomerase; the protein is MTTNPFIDSANQVFATELAAIEEVQQFVDQQFVKACEIMFGCQGRIIVIGMGKSGHIGNKIAATLASTGSPAFFVHPGEASHGDLGMITKDDVVLMISNSGETQEVISILPVIKRLGAPVISMTGNPSSTMARNATVHLCVKVSKEACPLGLAPTASTTATLVMGDALAVALLEARGFTADDFALSHPGGSLGRRLLLTVADVMHQGDAIPMVNSHCTVKEALFEMSTKSLGMTAIVDESSQLQGIFTDGDLRRIIEQKVDIHTTPITQVMTAKSTTARADMLAAEVLNIMETKRINGLIVVNENNIPVGALNTQDLLRAGVL